A genome region from Dolichospermum compactum NIES-806 includes the following:
- a CDS encoding cation-translocating P-type ATPase — protein MNSNFHIWTLTPTDVYKTLTTTPQGISEAEANLRLKQSGYNELPEPQTRPLILRFTDQLTHFMALLLWVAGILAFISQTPELGWAIWAVIWINAIFSFWQEFQAEKALSALKKILPSQAKVFRDGKLSVIAARELVSGDVMQLEEGDKISADARLIESQSLYVDVSVLTGESLPVTRISEPVTAANIHASEASNLVFAGSTVAAGRGLAVVYATGTHTEFGQVARLTAHVKREASTLEVQISRVVHIITIIALSMGVVIFLLTKLLVGMQLKESFIFAIGIIVAFVPEGLLPTVSLALAIGVKRMATQNALVRRLSAVETLSAVTVICTDKTGTLTKNEMTVRQLWIPNTNINVTGVGYEPKGEVEFLTEELRTTEAQRTQRNEVRLMLAGAALCSNARLNHPSNSNQWQVLGDPTEGALLVAAIKAGLKLEELQHQVPRVREIPFDSHRRMMTVLLEGHLEFDNTENSQYLIFTKGSTLDVLQHSRYLWRSGERLELTETQRKEIIAANDQLANQGYRVLGVATRQGGAELNHLDDNLLEQDLTFLGLVAMIDPARPEVADAIALCHRAGIQVTMITGDYGLTAAAIAQRIGLANGKPRIITGEQLGHLSDTQLRQILHKHKTGLVFARVMPEQKLRLVEAYKTLGHVVAVTGDGVNDAPALRAANIGIAMGISGTDVAREAADIVLIDDNFATIVAAIEQGRAVYQNIRKFMTYILASNMAEFLPFLAMVFLKIPPALVILQILAIDLGTDMLPALALGAEKPETGSMELPPRKKSQALLDLPLLLRAYCFLGLLEGLAGMAGFFFVWWTNGYNIPQLQALSPSILSHSANAATMAIYHQATTMTLAVIVACQDGNVFACRSERVSILRLGFFTNRFIWLGIAVEWFLILSIIYSPTLQKIFSTASLKPSYLLMLLLCPPFILIADELRKRIIGQFNL, from the coding sequence CAACAACTCCCCAAGGTATCAGCGAGGCAGAAGCTAATTTAAGATTAAAACAATCTGGTTATAACGAACTTCCCGAACCCCAAACACGCCCTTTAATTCTGCGTTTTACCGACCAATTAACCCATTTTATGGCCTTGCTGTTGTGGGTAGCGGGAATATTAGCTTTTATTTCGCAAACACCAGAATTAGGTTGGGCAATTTGGGCAGTAATTTGGATTAATGCTATTTTTAGTTTTTGGCAGGAATTTCAAGCCGAAAAAGCCTTATCAGCCCTGAAAAAAATCTTACCTTCCCAAGCCAAAGTTTTTCGTGATGGAAAATTGTCTGTAATTGCTGCCCGTGAATTAGTTAGCGGCGATGTCATGCAGTTAGAAGAAGGTGATAAAATCTCCGCTGATGCCAGACTGATTGAAAGTCAATCTTTATATGTAGATGTCTCCGTACTCACAGGGGAATCTTTGCCCGTTACCCGCATTAGCGAACCTGTTACCGCCGCAAATATCCATGCTTCGGAAGCCAGTAACTTAGTCTTTGCAGGTTCTACCGTGGCCGCTGGTCGGGGACTCGCGGTAGTATATGCCACAGGCACTCATACAGAATTTGGTCAAGTAGCCCGTCTCACCGCCCATGTGAAGCGGGAAGCCAGCACTTTAGAAGTGCAGATTTCTAGGGTGGTTCACATCATTACCATCATTGCTTTGAGTATGGGGGTGGTGATATTTTTACTCACTAAGTTGCTGGTAGGAATGCAACTCAAAGAAAGTTTCATTTTTGCCATTGGGATTATTGTGGCATTTGTCCCGGAAGGCTTATTACCTACTGTGAGTCTAGCCTTAGCCATTGGTGTCAAGCGCATGGCTACCCAAAATGCTTTGGTGCGGCGTTTGTCTGCGGTGGAAACGCTGAGTGCAGTTACTGTTATTTGCACTGACAAAACTGGGACTTTAACTAAAAATGAAATGACTGTCCGCCAATTGTGGATTCCTAATACTAATATTAATGTGACTGGGGTGGGTTATGAACCCAAGGGAGAAGTGGAATTTCTTACGGAAGAGTTACGCACCACAGAGGCACAGAGAACACAGAGGAATGAGGTGCGGTTAATGTTGGCTGGTGCGGCACTTTGTTCTAATGCGCGGTTAAATCATCCTTCCAATTCCAATCAATGGCAAGTATTGGGTGATCCTACGGAAGGGGCGTTATTGGTGGCTGCAATTAAGGCGGGTTTGAAGTTGGAGGAGTTGCAACACCAAGTGCCAAGGGTTCGGGAAATACCTTTTGATTCGCACCGGCGGATGATGACGGTTTTATTAGAAGGACATTTGGAATTTGACAATACTGAAAATTCCCAGTATTTGATTTTTACTAAGGGATCAACTTTAGATGTATTGCAACATTCCCGGTATTTATGGCGTTCAGGGGAAAGGCTGGAACTGACGGAAACTCAGCGAAAGGAAATTATCGCGGCTAATGATCAATTGGCTAATCAAGGTTATCGTGTTTTAGGGGTGGCTACTAGGCAAGGTGGGGCGGAATTAAATCACCTAGATGATAATTTGTTAGAACAGGATTTGACTTTTTTGGGCTTGGTGGCGATGATTGACCCAGCCCGTCCAGAAGTTGCTGATGCGATCGCTCTTTGTCATCGTGCCGGGATTCAAGTTACTATGATTACAGGTGATTATGGGTTAACAGCCGCTGCGATCGCTCAACGCATTGGTTTAGCAAACGGTAAACCCAGAATTATCACCGGCGAACAATTAGGACATCTTTCGGATACGCAATTGCGGCAAATCCTCCACAAGCACAAAACCGGGTTAGTATTTGCCAGAGTCATGCCAGAACAGAAACTCAGGTTAGTGGAAGCATACAAAACCCTTGGTCATGTCGTCGCTGTTACAGGTGATGGTGTCAATGATGCCCCCGCTTTACGTGCTGCCAATATCGGCATAGCCATGGGAATTAGTGGGACAGATGTTGCCCGTGAAGCTGCGGATATTGTTCTCATAGATGATAATTTTGCCACCATTGTCGCCGCCATTGAACAGGGTCGAGCGGTGTATCAAAACATCCGCAAGTTCATGACTTATATTCTCGCTTCTAACATGGCGGAGTTTTTGCCCTTCCTGGCAATGGTGTTTCTGAAAATACCCCCAGCATTAGTAATTTTACAAATATTAGCCATTGACTTAGGTACAGATATGCTGCCCGCACTGGCATTAGGGGCAGAAAAACCGGAAACTGGTTCAATGGAGTTACCACCCCGGAAAAAATCCCAAGCACTGTTAGATTTACCCTTACTGCTTCGTGCTTACTGCTTTTTAGGACTGCTGGAAGGTTTGGCAGGTATGGCAGGATTTTTCTTTGTTTGGTGGACAAATGGCTATAATATTCCCCAATTACAGGCACTCAGTCCTAGTATTTTATCACACTCAGCTAATGCGGCGACAATGGCGATTTATCACCAAGCAACGACAATGACTTTAGCTGTAATTGTCGCTTGTCAAGATGGTAACGTCTTTGCCTGTCGTTCGGAACGGGTTTCAATTTTGCGCTTGGGCTTTTTTACTAACCGCTTCATTTGGCTTGGAATTGCGGTGGAATGGTTTTTGATTCTCTCAATTATTTATTCTCCTACTCTACAAAAAATCTTCTCGACTGCATCTTTAAAACCATCATATTTATTGATGTTATTGCTGTGTCCACCGTTCATCTTAATAGCTGATGAACTGCGAAAGCGAATTATTGGACAATTCAACCTTTAA